One Leifsonia shinshuensis DNA window includes the following coding sequences:
- a CDS encoding ABC transporter permease — translation MTSYLLRRTAFLVVSLLLAMVVLFFLLRVLPGDPANALLSASATPDQIKAAQEQVGSNLPLPEQFANWFGSLLTLDLGHSFITSLPVGPEIASRLAVTIPLTLMAFVLALVLALPIGFVAAWKADRWYGLVLSAFSQLGIAVPVFWVGILLVDAFAVNLRWFPSGGFPRDDWADPAAALQSLALPVITIAIVMSASIARYVRSATLDVIGSDYLRNARALGSGFGRAMWRHGLRNGSVPVISILGIELATTFLGAVVVESVYTLPGLGSMLLTAIQQHDYPDIQGILFVSTLLVLIVGFLADIAQRLIDPRLRQSISGNR, via the coding sequence ATGACCTCCTATCTCCTCCGCCGCACCGCGTTCCTCGTGGTGTCCCTGCTGCTGGCGATGGTCGTGCTGTTCTTCCTGCTGCGCGTCCTGCCGGGCGACCCGGCGAACGCCCTGCTGTCGGCCAGTGCGACGCCCGATCAGATCAAGGCGGCGCAGGAGCAGGTGGGCAGCAACCTCCCGCTGCCCGAGCAGTTCGCGAACTGGTTCGGTTCCCTGCTGACGCTGGACCTCGGGCACTCGTTCATCACGTCGCTGCCGGTGGGGCCCGAGATCGCCTCGCGGCTGGCGGTGACCATCCCGCTCACGCTGATGGCGTTCGTGCTCGCCCTCGTGCTCGCCCTGCCGATCGGGTTCGTCGCCGCCTGGAAGGCCGACCGCTGGTACGGCCTGGTGCTGTCCGCCTTCTCGCAGCTCGGCATCGCGGTGCCGGTGTTCTGGGTGGGCATCCTGCTCGTGGACGCGTTCGCGGTGAACCTGCGCTGGTTCCCGTCCGGCGGGTTCCCGCGCGACGACTGGGCCGACCCCGCGGCCGCGCTGCAGTCGCTCGCCCTCCCGGTCATCACGATCGCCATTGTGATGAGCGCCTCCATCGCCCGGTACGTGCGCAGCGCGACGCTCGACGTCATCGGAAGCGACTACCTCCGCAACGCCCGTGCGCTCGGCTCCGGGTTCGGGAGGGCGATGTGGCGGCACGGGCTGCGCAACGGGTCCGTGCCCGTCATCTCCATCCTGGGGATCGAGCTGGCGACGACCTTCCTCGGCGCGGTGGTGGTCGAGAGCGTCTACACGCTGCCGGGCCTCGGCAGCATGCTGCTCACCGCGATCCAGCAGCACGACTACCCGGATATCCAGGGCATCCTGTTCGTCTCGACGCTGCTGGTGCTGATCGTGGGCTTCCTCGCCGACATCGCGCAGCGGCTGATCGACCCGCGGCTGCGGCAGAGCATCTCGGGCAATCGATGA
- the secA gene encoding preprotein translocase subunit SecA: MASVLEKVLRVGEGRTLRRLEAYAKAVNALEDDFSELTDDELMHETVELRERYSNGESLDDLLPEAFAAVREASKRTLGMRHFDVQIMGGAALHLGNIAEMKTGEGKTLVATTAAYLNAIASRGVHVITVNDYLASYQSELMGRVFRALGMTTGVILSGQTPEERREMYAADITYGTNNEFGFDYLRDNMAWQASDMVQRGHYFAIVDEVDSILIDEARTPLIISGPSSGEANRWFNEFASLATRLTPEVDYEVDEKKRTVGVLEPGIEKVEDYLGIDNLYESANTPLISFLNNAIKANALFKRDKDYVVMNGEVLIVDEHTGRILVGRRYNEGIHQAIEAKEGVEVKAENQTLATVTLQNYFRLYKKLSGMTGTAETEAAEFMSTYKLGVVPIPTNKPMQRKDQPDLVYKNEKAKFDQVVEDIAKRYEKGQPVLVGTTSVEKSEYLSRLLAKKGVRHEVLNAKNHAREAAIVAQAGRLGSVTVATNMAGRGTDIMLGGNAEFIAVAEMNARGLSPVETPDEYEAAWEGVFDEVKSKVSEEAEKVIDAGGLYVLGTERHESRRIDNQLRGRSGRQGDPGESRFYLSLTDDLMRLFNAGAAESLMGRTSVPDDMAIESKVVSRAIRSAQSQVEARNAEIRKNVLKYDDVLNRQREAIYSDRRHILEGDDLHERVQKFLTDVVDDILDQHTGEGSGDDWDFDALWAELKTLYPVGVSIDEVIAEAGNKGRINRDFMRREIMSDSKIAYQKREESIGSPAMRELERRVVLSVIDRRWRDHLYEMDYLKDGIGLRAMAQRDPLVEYQREGYAMFQQMMGAIREETVGFLFNLEVEVNQAPDEVAPAVAAKGLNRGDSEARLSYSAPGEQGDVEVRNQRGQLEKAATDRAQRQQRQAAPAQSAPPTQGATQRGAFGQRVEDGDEAPVNRAERRAQAKKR, from the coding sequence GTGGCCTCAGTTCTTGAAAAGGTTCTCCGCGTCGGCGAGGGACGCACCCTCCGACGCCTGGAGGCGTACGCGAAGGCGGTCAACGCCCTCGAGGACGACTTCAGCGAGCTGACCGACGACGAACTCATGCACGAGACCGTCGAGCTGCGCGAGCGCTACAGCAACGGCGAGTCGCTGGACGACCTCCTCCCCGAGGCGTTCGCCGCCGTGCGCGAGGCGTCCAAGCGGACGTTGGGCATGCGGCACTTCGACGTGCAGATCATGGGTGGCGCCGCCCTCCACCTGGGCAACATCGCCGAGATGAAGACCGGTGAGGGCAAGACGCTGGTGGCGACCACCGCGGCCTACCTCAACGCGATCGCCAGCCGCGGCGTCCACGTCATCACCGTCAACGACTACCTGGCGAGCTACCAGTCGGAGCTGATGGGCCGCGTCTTCCGCGCCCTCGGCATGACGACCGGGGTGATCCTGTCGGGCCAGACCCCGGAGGAGCGGCGCGAGATGTACGCCGCCGACATCACCTACGGCACGAACAACGAGTTCGGCTTCGACTACCTGCGCGACAACATGGCGTGGCAGGCGAGCGACATGGTCCAGCGCGGCCACTACTTCGCGATCGTGGACGAGGTCGACTCGATCCTGATCGACGAGGCCCGCACCCCGCTCATCATCTCCGGCCCGTCCTCCGGCGAGGCCAACCGCTGGTTCAACGAGTTCGCCAGCCTCGCCACCCGCCTGACCCCCGAGGTCGACTACGAGGTGGACGAGAAGAAGCGCACCGTCGGCGTGCTCGAGCCGGGCATCGAGAAGGTCGAGGACTACCTCGGCATCGACAACCTGTACGAGTCGGCGAACACCCCGCTCATCTCGTTCCTCAACAACGCGATCAAGGCCAACGCCCTGTTCAAGCGCGACAAGGACTACGTCGTGATGAACGGCGAGGTGCTGATCGTCGACGAGCACACCGGCCGCATCCTGGTCGGCCGCCGCTACAACGAGGGCATCCACCAGGCGATCGAGGCCAAGGAGGGCGTGGAGGTCAAGGCCGAGAACCAGACCCTCGCCACGGTCACCCTGCAGAACTACTTCCGCCTCTACAAGAAGCTGTCCGGCATGACCGGTACCGCCGAGACCGAGGCGGCCGAGTTCATGAGCACCTACAAGCTCGGCGTCGTCCCGATCCCGACGAACAAGCCGATGCAGCGCAAGGACCAGCCGGACCTCGTCTACAAGAACGAGAAGGCCAAGTTCGACCAGGTGGTCGAGGACATCGCCAAGCGCTACGAGAAGGGCCAGCCGGTCCTGGTCGGCACGACGAGCGTCGAGAAGAGCGAGTACCTTTCGCGCCTGCTCGCCAAGAAGGGCGTCCGCCACGAGGTTCTGAACGCCAAGAACCACGCCCGCGAGGCGGCGATCGTCGCCCAGGCCGGCCGTCTCGGATCGGTCACCGTCGCCACGAACATGGCCGGCCGTGGAACCGACATCATGCTCGGCGGCAACGCCGAGTTCATCGCGGTCGCCGAGATGAACGCGCGCGGCCTCTCGCCGGTCGAGACGCCGGACGAGTACGAGGCCGCCTGGGAGGGCGTCTTCGACGAGGTGAAGTCGAAGGTCTCCGAGGAGGCGGAGAAGGTCATCGACGCGGGCGGCCTCTACGTGCTCGGCACCGAGCGCCACGAGTCGCGCCGCATCGACAACCAGCTCCGCGGCCGTTCCGGCCGCCAGGGCGACCCGGGCGAGAGCCGGTTCTACCTGTCGCTGACCGACGACCTGATGCGCCTGTTCAACGCGGGCGCCGCCGAGAGCCTGATGGGCCGCACCAGTGTCCCGGACGACATGGCGATCGAGTCCAAGGTGGTCAGCCGCGCCATCCGCAGCGCCCAGTCGCAGGTGGAGGCGCGCAACGCCGAGATCCGCAAGAACGTCCTCAAGTACGACGACGTCCTGAACCGTCAGCGCGAGGCGATCTACAGCGACCGCCGGCACATCCTGGAGGGCGACGACCTGCACGAGCGCGTGCAGAAGTTCCTGACGGACGTGGTGGACGACATCCTCGACCAGCACACCGGCGAGGGCAGCGGCGACGACTGGGACTTCGACGCCCTGTGGGCCGAGCTCAAGACGCTGTACCCGGTCGGGGTCTCGATCGACGAGGTCATCGCCGAGGCGGGCAACAAGGGCCGCATCAACCGCGACTTCATGCGCCGCGAGATCATGTCGGACTCCAAGATCGCGTACCAGAAGCGCGAGGAGTCGATCGGCTCCCCGGCGATGCGCGAGCTGGAGCGCCGCGTGGTGCTCTCGGTCATCGACCGCCGCTGGCGCGACCACCTCTACGAGATGGACTACCTCAAGGACGGCATCGGCCTGCGGGCGATGGCGCAGCGCGACCCGCTGGTCGAGTACCAGCGCGAGGGCTACGCCATGTTCCAGCAGATGATGGGCGCGATCCGCGAGGAGACGGTCGGCTTCCTCTTCAACCTCGAGGTGGAGGTCAACCAGGCCCCGGACGAGGTCGCGCCCGCTGTGGCGGCGAAGGGCCTCAACCGCGGAGACTCGGAGGCCCGCCTGAGCTACTCGGCTCCGGGCGAGCAGGGCGACGTCGAGGTGCGCAACCAGCGCGGCCAGCTGGAGAAGGCGGCCACCGACCGCGCCCAGCGCCAGCAGCGCCAGGCGGCCCCCGCGCAGTCGGCCCCGCCGACCCAGGGCGCGACCCAGCGCGGCGCCTTCGGCCAGCGCGTCGAGGACGGGGACGAGGCTCCTGTGAACCGCGCGGAGCGCCGGGCCCAGGCCAAGAAGCGCTGA
- a CDS encoding ABC transporter substrate-binding protein has protein sequence MRKTPLLATIAIGIAASLALAGCSGASSSSSAGADASIAVGSLYEPVNLDNTAGGGQGVTEALNGNVYEGLFKLTDDGKVQPLLATKYTTSADGLTYTFTLRDGVKFHSGKPLTSESVKTSIERVLATDSQSARKSQLAVISGIQTPDDKTVVISLKSRSISLPYNLSYVWIYGPGTTNYKTAEDGTGPYTLGTWKRGSSLSLERWNGYWGAKAKNKEVVYDYFTDASALSNALLTNQVDIVTSIQSPDSLTQFEGNKNYTISNGKSTTKELLAFNDKVAPFNNAEVRKAVYSAIDTKKLLSSIWGKYGTLIGSMVPPSDPWYEDLTKVNPYDTALAKKELAAAGLPNGFSFTLDTPTYDPHPAVAEFLKSELAKVGVTVNINSISADQWYTKVFKNHDFTATLQEHVNDRDVVWYGNPDFYWGYDNPQVTAWVNEAEQSSTTAEQTAKLKLVNEQIAKDAASAWLYLYPQIVVASSSVSGYPVNGLNSQFYAYDITKK, from the coding sequence TTGAGAAAGACCCCCCTGCTCGCCACGATCGCGATCGGCATCGCCGCCTCCCTGGCGCTCGCCGGCTGCTCCGGCGCGTCCTCGTCGTCGTCCGCCGGCGCCGACGCGTCGATCGCCGTCGGCTCGCTCTACGAGCCCGTCAACCTGGACAACACCGCCGGCGGCGGCCAGGGCGTCACCGAAGCCCTGAACGGGAACGTCTACGAGGGCCTGTTCAAGCTCACCGACGACGGAAAGGTGCAGCCGCTGCTCGCCACGAAGTACACGACGAGCGCTGACGGTCTCACCTACACCTTCACCCTCCGCGACGGGGTGAAGTTCCATTCCGGCAAGCCGCTCACCAGCGAGTCGGTCAAGACGAGCATCGAGCGCGTCCTCGCGACCGACTCCCAGTCGGCCCGCAAGTCGCAGCTCGCCGTCATCTCCGGCATCCAGACCCCGGACGACAAGACCGTGGTCATCTCGTTGAAGTCGCGCTCCATCTCGCTGCCGTACAACCTCAGCTACGTCTGGATCTACGGCCCTGGCACCACGAACTACAAGACGGCGGAGGACGGCACCGGCCCCTACACGCTCGGCACCTGGAAGCGCGGCAGCTCGCTCAGCCTCGAGCGCTGGAACGGCTACTGGGGCGCCAAGGCGAAGAACAAGGAGGTCGTCTACGACTACTTCACCGACGCCAGCGCCCTCTCCAACGCCCTGCTGACCAACCAGGTGGACATCGTCACCAGCATCCAGAGCCCGGACTCGCTGACGCAGTTCGAGGGCAACAAGAACTACACGATCAGCAATGGCAAGTCGACCACGAAAGAGCTCCTCGCCTTCAACGACAAGGTCGCGCCCTTCAACAACGCCGAGGTACGCAAGGCGGTCTACTCGGCGATCGACACCAAGAAGCTGCTCAGCTCGATCTGGGGCAAGTACGGCACGCTCATCGGATCGATGGTCCCGCCGAGCGACCCCTGGTACGAGGACCTGACCAAGGTCAACCCGTACGACACCGCGCTGGCGAAGAAGGAGCTGGCCGCGGCCGGCCTCCCGAACGGCTTCAGTTTCACGCTCGACACCCCGACCTACGACCCGCACCCGGCGGTCGCGGAGTTCCTGAAGAGCGAGCTCGCCAAGGTCGGCGTCACGGTCAACATCAACTCGATCTCGGCCGACCAGTGGTACACGAAGGTGTTCAAGAACCACGACTTCACCGCGACCCTGCAGGAGCACGTCAACGACCGCGACGTGGTCTGGTACGGCAACCCCGACTTCTACTGGGGTTACGACAACCCGCAGGTCACCGCGTGGGTGAACGAGGCCGAGCAGTCCTCCACCACTGCGGAGCAGACGGCGAAGCTCAAGCTCGTCAACGAGCAGATCGCGAAGGACGCCGCCAGCGCGTGGCTGTACCTCTACCCGCAGATCGTGGTGGCGTCGAGCTCGGTGAGCGGCTACCCGGTCAACGGGCTGAACTCGCAGTTCTACGCGTACGACATCACCAAGAAGTAA
- a CDS encoding ABC transporter permease produces the protein MSAVVQQAAQTAPDPRERARRRARRSVTLGIGLTLVGIVVLVAALSFVWLPFAQGDTSGGRLQPPDGTHWLGTDRFGRDLTTQLMIGARIALSVGVGAVAIGAVIGVTIGMLAAFATRWLDDTISAVLDIIIAFPVLLLAMLIVAAQGASLGTAILAIGLAMSAVVARLTRVLSKRVLGQQYVTAARTSGTSWGGIVARHVLPNIWPTLGVNLALQFGVAVLAEASLSYLGLGAPPPNASWGRLLQEAQGTVAVAPVGAIAPGIALVVLVVGVNLVADGLRDVADPTRRRSR, from the coding sequence ATGAGCGCGGTCGTCCAGCAGGCGGCGCAGACGGCGCCGGATCCGCGGGAGCGGGCCCGCCGTCGTGCGCGGCGGTCGGTGACCCTCGGCATCGGACTCACCCTGGTCGGCATCGTGGTGCTCGTCGCCGCACTGTCGTTCGTATGGCTCCCGTTCGCGCAGGGCGACACCTCGGGAGGCCGGCTGCAGCCGCCGGACGGCACGCACTGGCTGGGAACCGACCGGTTCGGCCGCGATCTGACGACGCAGCTCATGATCGGCGCGCGCATCGCCCTGTCCGTCGGCGTCGGCGCGGTCGCGATCGGCGCGGTCATCGGCGTCACGATCGGGATGCTGGCCGCCTTCGCGACGCGCTGGCTGGACGACACCATCTCGGCCGTGCTGGACATCATCATCGCCTTCCCCGTGCTGCTGCTCGCCATGCTCATCGTGGCCGCGCAGGGCGCCTCGCTCGGCACGGCCATCCTGGCCATCGGCCTGGCGATGTCGGCGGTCGTCGCGCGGCTCACGCGCGTGCTCTCGAAACGTGTGCTCGGGCAGCAATACGTGACCGCGGCGCGCACCTCGGGCACGTCGTGGGGCGGGATCGTCGCCCGGCACGTCCTCCCGAACATCTGGCCGACGCTCGGCGTCAACCTCGCGCTCCAGTTCGGGGTCGCCGTGCTGGCGGAGGCGAGCCTGTCGTACTTGGGGCTCGGCGCGCCGCCGCCGAACGCGTCGTGGGGCCGGCTGCTGCAGGAGGCCCAGGGGACCGTCGCCGTCGCGCCGGTCGGGGCGATTGCGCCGGGCATCGCGCTCGTCGTGCTGGTGGTCGGAGTGAACTTGGTGGCCGACGGCCTGCGCGACGTGGCCGACCCGACGCGGAGGAGGTCGCGATGA
- a CDS encoding ABC transporter ATP-binding protein: MTAVLELRDAGFRYRRASAPALEGVSFAVEPGRSVGLVGESGAGKTTVLSLLLGLASPTSGSVLFDGRPLYRGDRALMREFRRSVQTVFQDPYSSLDPRQSVGRIVGEPLASLRIASGADARSRVAEALRAVALPDDAASRYPHEFSGGQRQRIAIARAIVSRPRILLADEPVSALDVTTRIQIIDLLGELAQQEGMTVVMVSHDLSVVATLCEQTVVLRDGRVVEQGPTREVLGAPRDAYTQRLIASVPRLPA; this comes from the coding sequence ATGACCGCCGTCCTCGAACTCCGCGACGCAGGCTTCCGTTACCGCCGGGCGAGCGCCCCGGCGCTGGAGGGCGTCTCGTTCGCCGTCGAGCCCGGGCGCAGCGTCGGCTTGGTGGGGGAGTCCGGCGCGGGCAAGACCACCGTGCTGTCGCTGCTGCTGGGACTCGCGAGCCCGACCTCGGGGAGCGTGCTGTTCGACGGGAGGCCGCTCTACCGGGGCGACCGGGCGTTGATGCGGGAGTTCCGTCGCAGCGTGCAGACCGTGTTCCAGGATCCGTACTCGTCCCTCGACCCGCGCCAGAGCGTCGGGAGGATCGTCGGCGAGCCGCTCGCCTCGCTCCGGATCGCGTCGGGAGCCGACGCCCGCTCGCGGGTCGCTGAGGCGCTGCGCGCTGTGGCCCTGCCGGACGACGCGGCGAGCCGCTACCCGCACGAATTCTCGGGAGGCCAGCGCCAGCGCATCGCCATCGCACGTGCGATCGTCTCTCGCCCGCGCATCCTCCTCGCCGACGAACCGGTCAGCGCGCTCGACGTGACGACGCGGATCCAGATCATCGACCTGCTCGGCGAGCTCGCCCAGCAGGAGGGGATGACGGTGGTCATGGTCTCGCACGACCTCAGTGTGGTCGCGACGCTCTGCGAGCAGACGGTCGTGCTGCGCGACGGTCGCGTGGTGGAGCAGGGGCCGACCCGGGAGGTCCTCGGCGCGCCGCGCGACGCGTA
- a CDS encoding DUF1684 domain-containing protein yields the protein MADIVTELSAPALASPSTIRSAEAGYADWRAWRLSSVAAPTGNLALIETRWLPEGDETTAEQALAGHPETVTATELSRRNLDTGAPERGIRLWDAASPAIRAFETIDAFPFDPSWIVEATFTPVSDERTIPFEHIRDNGLTRDLVVPGDITFSREGVDYTLSAFDDDGTLLLVFGDPTNGDDGPGGTYASGRFLFVTREGDRAVLDFNRAFVPPCGFSDQYNCPLPPRNNRFPVPVTAGEQRVVLRDGAAH from the coding sequence ATGGCCGATATCGTGACTGAACTCTCCGCTCCGGCGCTCGCCTCCCCGTCCACCATCCGTTCCGCCGAGGCCGGCTACGCCGACTGGCGCGCCTGGCGGCTCTCGTCCGTCGCAGCCCCGACCGGCAACCTGGCGCTCATCGAGACGCGCTGGCTGCCCGAGGGTGACGAGACCACCGCGGAGCAGGCGCTCGCCGGGCACCCGGAGACGGTGACGGCCACCGAGCTGAGCCGCCGCAACCTCGACACCGGCGCGCCCGAGCGCGGGATCCGGCTGTGGGATGCGGCTTCGCCCGCGATCCGCGCGTTCGAGACGATCGACGCGTTCCCGTTCGACCCGTCCTGGATCGTGGAGGCCACCTTCACCCCGGTGAGCGACGAGCGCACCATCCCGTTCGAGCACATCCGCGACAACGGCCTCACCCGCGACCTGGTCGTGCCGGGCGACATCACGTTCTCGCGCGAAGGCGTCGACTACACGCTCAGCGCGTTCGACGACGACGGCACGCTGCTGCTGGTCTTCGGCGACCCGACCAACGGCGACGACGGCCCTGGCGGCACCTACGCGTCCGGCCGCTTCCTCTTCGTGACACGGGAGGGCGACCGCGCCGTTCTCGACTTCAACCGCGCCTTCGTCCCCCCGTGCGGCTTCTCGGACCAGTACAACTGTCCGCTGCCGCCGCGGAACAACCGCTTCCCCGTCCCCGTGACCGCGGGCGAGCAGCGCGTCGTGCTCCGCGACGGCGCCGCGCACTGA
- a CDS encoding Rv3235 family protein: protein MNALLSPVLDRPALERPTRERPTAARPPLRLVPPRVAPPSRPVPPPDLPAFEPRTLDAELEAADDELRTDSGIGEDARLLCAKLALCVIEILAGARPLDQLGRWVSDSVFIQLLRRTVIAARSREVTGDEARRPRVRVGEPLLNRLGDSVVEAVVMIHQPARSRAVALRLERHRARWRATAITVL from the coding sequence ATGAACGCACTCCTCTCCCCAGTCCTGGACCGGCCCGCGCTGGAGCGGCCGACGCGGGAACGGCCGACCGCCGCGCGGCCGCCGCTCCGGCTCGTCCCGCCGCGCGTGGCGCCTCCGTCCCGGCCTGTGCCGCCGCCGGACCTGCCCGCCTTCGAACCCAGGACGCTCGACGCCGAGCTGGAGGCCGCCGACGACGAACTGCGGACGGACTCCGGCATCGGCGAGGACGCCCGCCTGCTCTGCGCGAAGCTCGCGCTCTGCGTCATCGAGATCCTGGCGGGCGCGCGCCCGCTCGATCAGCTGGGCCGCTGGGTCAGCGACTCCGTCTTCATCCAGCTGCTGCGGCGCACCGTCATCGCCGCGCGCTCCCGGGAGGTCACCGGCGACGAGGCCAGGCGACCACGCGTCCGCGTCGGCGAGCCACTACTCAACCGCCTCGGCGACTCGGTGGTCGAGGCGGTTGTCATGATCCACCAGCCGGCGCGGTCCCGCGCGGTGGCGCTGCGGCTGGAGCGCCACCGGGCACGCTGGCGCGCGACGGCGATCACGGTCCTGTAG
- a CDS encoding WhiB family transcriptional regulator produces the protein MDWRDKAACLTADPELFFPVGNTGPAVDQIDKAKAVCARCTVTEICLQYALETGQDSGVWGGLSEDERRALKRRAARARRAS, from the coding sequence ATGGATTGGCGCGACAAAGCCGCCTGCCTGACCGCAGACCCCGAGCTTTTCTTTCCTGTCGGAAACACGGGACCCGCGGTCGACCAGATCGACAAGGCGAAGGCGGTCTGCGCGCGCTGCACCGTGACCGAGATCTGCCTCCAGTACGCCCTCGAGACCGGTCAGGACTCCGGCGTCTGGGGCGGTCTCTCCGAGGACGAGCGCCGCGCTCTCAAGCGTCGCGCCGCCCGCGCCCGTCGCGCGTCCTGA
- a CDS encoding sensor histidine kinase, whose amino-acid sequence MSTLSDLVHAQGRSSEADVEWLHSLVGDWQLLADLAFADIVLWVPTTDDDFVAVAHARPSSAATLFYRDFVGQRIKPEWRQQVTDAYLTKQIIDTSAPDWYEETPTRVRAVPVIRRLSVHSPQTADEPVAVITRHTNLSEARTPSRQELTFNDCANDLFAMIATGDFPDLGAPAAPRRGAPRAADGLIRLDVDGITTFASPNALSAFNRMGFTGELEGESLATVTTKLLAGTITADESLPLVVTGRAPWRTDIEARGVTVSLRTIPIRNRGERVGAIVLCRDVSEQRHQERELITKDATIREIHHRVKNNLQTVASLLRIQARRTHSEEAREALSQAMRRVAAIAVVHDTLSTGLAQIVDFDDVFDRVLLLVAEVAASHTTTVHPKKSGTFGSLPSEYATPLALALTELVTNAVEHGLAGREGQVEIVANRTDDSLTVKVVDNGSGLPEGKVGSGLGTQIVRTLIQGELGGAIDWHTMMGQGTEVTIEVPLRYLTTV is encoded by the coding sequence GTGTCGACGCTCAGTGATCTCGTCCATGCCCAAGGTCGTTCCTCCGAGGCGGACGTGGAGTGGCTCCACAGCCTCGTCGGCGACTGGCAGCTCCTGGCCGACCTGGCCTTCGCCGACATCGTGCTGTGGGTGCCGACGACGGACGACGACTTCGTCGCGGTCGCGCACGCTCGTCCGTCGAGCGCCGCGACGCTGTTCTACCGCGACTTCGTCGGCCAGCGGATCAAGCCGGAGTGGCGCCAGCAGGTCACGGACGCCTACCTGACCAAGCAGATCATCGACACCTCCGCCCCGGACTGGTACGAGGAGACGCCGACGCGCGTGCGCGCCGTCCCGGTGATCCGCCGGCTCAGCGTCCACTCCCCACAGACGGCGGATGAGCCCGTCGCGGTCATCACCCGCCACACGAACCTCAGCGAGGCGCGCACCCCCAGCCGCCAGGAGCTGACCTTCAACGACTGCGCCAACGATCTGTTCGCCATGATCGCGACCGGAGACTTCCCCGACCTGGGCGCGCCCGCCGCTCCCCGCCGCGGCGCGCCGCGCGCCGCGGACGGGCTGATCCGGCTGGACGTCGACGGCATCACCACCTTCGCCAGCCCGAACGCGCTGAGCGCCTTCAACCGGATGGGCTTCACCGGCGAGCTGGAGGGCGAGTCTCTGGCGACGGTCACGACCAAGCTCCTCGCGGGAACCATCACGGCGGACGAGTCGCTGCCGCTGGTGGTCACCGGCCGCGCCCCCTGGCGCACCGACATCGAGGCGCGCGGCGTGACGGTGTCGCTGCGCACCATCCCGATCCGCAACCGCGGCGAACGCGTCGGCGCGATCGTGCTGTGCCGCGACGTCTCTGAGCAGCGGCACCAGGAGCGCGAGCTGATCACGAAAGACGCGACGATCCGCGAGATCCACCACCGGGTGAAGAACAACCTCCAGACGGTCGCCTCGCTGCTGCGCATCCAGGCTCGCCGCACCCACTCGGAGGAGGCGCGGGAGGCGCTCAGCCAGGCCATGCGCCGTGTCGCCGCGATCGCGGTCGTGCACGACACGCTCTCGACGGGCCTCGCGCAGATCGTGGACTTCGACGACGTGTTCGACCGGGTGCTGCTGCTGGTGGCGGAGGTCGCGGCCAGCCACACGACGACGGTGCATCCCAAGAAGTCGGGCACCTTCGGCTCCCTGCCGAGCGAGTACGCGACGCCGCTCGCGCTCGCGCTGACCGAACTGGTCACGAACGCGGTCGAGCACGGCCTCGCCGGACGGGAGGGCCAGGTGGAGATCGTGGCGAACCGGACCGACGACTCCCTCACCGTCAAGGTCGTCGACAACGGCTCCGGCCTGCCTGAGGGCAAGGTCGGGTCGGGCCTCGGCACGCAGATCGTGCGGACGCTGATCCAGGGTGAGCTCGGCGGAGCGATCGACTGGCACACGATGATGGGCCAGGGCACCGAGGTCACCATCGAGGTCCCCCTGCGCTACCTCACCACGGTCTGA
- a CDS encoding ATP-binding cassette domain-containing protein: protein MILDVQNLGVTAKDGSPLVSDVSFRLDAGERLSLIGESGSGKSLTSFAITGLLPDGLTATGSVQLAGVQVVGAKERALVPLRGRTASTVFQEPLTALDPLMRLGAQVAEPLRRHLGLRGAALRDAVHAALEEVRLPDPERIARAYPHEISGGQRQRVAIAAALACRPQLLIADEPTTALDVTVQADILALLDSLVAERGMALLFVSHDLAVVSRMTERALVLRAGRVVEESTIERILTSPADPYTAELVRSARELDAALEVR, encoded by the coding sequence ATGATCCTCGACGTGCAGAATCTCGGGGTGACCGCCAAGGACGGCTCTCCGCTCGTGTCCGACGTCTCGTTCCGTCTCGACGCGGGGGAGCGGCTGAGCCTGATCGGGGAGTCCGGGTCGGGCAAGTCGCTGACCTCGTTCGCAATCACGGGTCTCCTGCCGGACGGCCTGACGGCGACCGGGAGTGTTCAGCTCGCCGGCGTCCAGGTGGTCGGCGCGAAGGAGCGGGCGCTGGTCCCGCTGCGCGGGCGCACCGCGTCGACGGTGTTCCAGGAGCCGCTGACGGCGCTCGACCCGCTCATGCGCCTGGGCGCCCAGGTCGCCGAGCCGCTGCGCCGGCACCTCGGGCTGCGGGGCGCCGCGCTGCGCGACGCCGTCCACGCGGCGCTGGAGGAGGTGCGCCTTCCCGATCCGGAGCGGATCGCCCGCGCGTACCCGCACGAGATCTCGGGAGGCCAGCGGCAACGCGTCGCGATCGCCGCCGCGCTGGCCTGCCGCCCGCAGCTCCTCATCGCGGACGAGCCGACCACGGCGCTGGACGTGACCGTGCAGGCCGACATCCTGGCGCTTTTGGACTCCCTCGTCGCCGAACGCGGCATGGCGCTGCTGTTCGTCAGCCACGACCTCGCCGTGGTGTCGCGGATGACCGAGCGCGCGCTGGTGCTGCGGGCCGGGCGCGTGGTCGAGGAGAGCACGATCGAGCGCATCCTGACTTCCCCGGCCGACCCGTACACGGCCGAGCTCGTGCGCAGCGCGCGCGAACTGGACGCCGCCCTGGAGGTGCGATGA